The following coding sequences lie in one Bordetella genomosp. 9 genomic window:
- a CDS encoding Dps family protein, with translation MSELAKSQAPRINIGISDQDRAAIAGELSKLLADSYTLYLMTHNFHWNVTGPLFNTLHQMFMEQYTEAWNALDSIAERIRALGHHAPGTYREYAALSSIDEPTSVPAALDMVRMLVAGNEAVAKTARAAFQKADAANDQPTADLLTQRLDIHEKNAWMLRSLLEG, from the coding sequence ATGTCCGAACTTGCCAAATCCCAGGCCCCCCGCATCAACATCGGCATTTCCGATCAGGATCGCGCGGCGATCGCCGGCGAGCTTTCCAAACTGCTCGCCGATTCGTACACGCTGTATCTGATGACGCACAATTTCCACTGGAACGTCACCGGGCCGCTGTTCAACACGCTTCACCAGATGTTCATGGAGCAGTACACCGAAGCCTGGAATGCGCTGGACAGCATCGCCGAGCGCATCCGGGCGCTGGGTCATCACGCGCCCGGGACGTATCGGGAATACGCCGCGCTGTCGTCCATCGACGAGCCCACTTCAGTGCCCGCCGCGCTGGACATGGTCCGCATGCTCGTCGCCGGCAACGAGGCCGTCGCCAAGACGGCCCGGGCGGCTTTCCAGAAGGCCGACGCCGCCAACGACCAGCCGACGGCGGATCTGCTGACGCAGCGCCTGGACATCCACGAAAAGAACGCCTGGATGCTGCGCAGCCTGCTGGAAGGCTGA
- a CDS encoding AMP nucleosidase: MPFQAFDSAEAAVERLTEIYARNTAYLRAAFDRVARGEDLQGGRVRACYPALRIAVHTYDRVDSRLSYGHVAEPGVYQTTITQPRLFKDYLTEQIRQLLHNHKVPVEVGESNVPIPLHFAFPDGAYVEGEHLEAMKRPLRDIFDVPDLAITDDAIVNGTWHGRENEPRPLGPFTAPRIDYSLHRLQHYTATAPVHFQNFVLFTNYQFYVDEFCARARAMLSAGEGDYDALVEPGNRILRRGEPIAAESPVGRLPQMPAYHLTRADHSGITLVNIGVGPSNAKTITDHIAVLRPHAWLMLGHCAGLRASQRLGDYVLAHGYVRDDHVLDADLPTWVPVPPLAEVQVALEQAVEEVAGLSGWELKRIMRTGTVATIDNRNWELRDHTEPVQRFAQSRAIALDMESATIAANGFRFRVPYGTLLCVSDKPLHGELKLPGMASEFYRKQVGQHLEIGIRALERLREMPPERLHSRKLRNFMETAFQ; encoded by the coding sequence ATGCCGTTCCAGGCATTCGACAGCGCGGAAGCCGCCGTCGAGCGGCTGACTGAAATCTACGCCCGCAATACCGCATATTTGCGCGCCGCCTTCGATCGCGTCGCGCGCGGCGAGGACCTGCAGGGCGGCAGGGTGCGCGCCTGCTATCCCGCCCTGCGTATCGCCGTGCACACCTACGACCGCGTGGATTCGCGTTTGTCGTACGGCCATGTGGCGGAGCCGGGCGTCTACCAGACCACCATCACGCAGCCGCGCCTGTTCAAGGATTACCTGACCGAGCAGATCCGCCAATTGCTGCACAACCACAAGGTGCCGGTGGAGGTGGGCGAGTCCAACGTACCGATTCCGCTGCACTTCGCGTTTCCCGACGGCGCCTATGTCGAAGGCGAGCACCTGGAGGCGATGAAGCGGCCGCTGCGCGACATTTTCGACGTGCCGGACCTGGCCATCACGGACGATGCCATCGTCAACGGCACCTGGCATGGGCGCGAGAACGAACCGCGTCCGCTCGGGCCCTTCACCGCCCCGCGCATCGACTACTCGCTGCACCGGTTGCAGCACTACACGGCCACCGCGCCGGTGCATTTCCAGAATTTCGTCCTGTTCACCAACTACCAGTTCTACGTCGACGAGTTCTGCGCGCGCGCTCGCGCCATGCTGAGCGCCGGCGAAGGCGATTACGACGCGCTGGTGGAGCCGGGCAACCGCATTCTGCGGCGCGGGGAACCGATTGCGGCGGAATCGCCGGTTGGGCGGCTGCCCCAAATGCCGGCGTATCACCTGACCCGCGCCGACCATTCGGGCATCACGCTGGTCAATATCGGCGTGGGTCCCTCGAACGCCAAGACCATCACCGACCATATCGCGGTGCTGCGGCCGCATGCCTGGCTGATGCTGGGCCATTGCGCCGGGCTGCGGGCTTCGCAACGCCTGGGCGATTATGTGCTCGCGCACGGGTACGTGCGCGACGATCACGTTCTGGATGCGGACCTGCCGACCTGGGTGCCGGTGCCGCCGCTGGCGGAGGTCCAGGTGGCGCTGGAGCAGGCGGTGGAGGAAGTGGCCGGCCTCTCAGGCTGGGAGCTCAAGCGCATCATGCGCACCGGGACGGTGGCCACCATCGACAACCGCAATTGGGAACTGCGCGACCATACGGAGCCGGTGCAGCGCTTCGCGCAATCGCGGGCGATCGCGCTGGACATGGAGTCGGCCACCATCGCGGCCAACGGCTTTCGCTTCCGCGTTCCGTATGGAACCCTTCTATGCGTGTCCGACAAGCCGCTGCACGGGGAATTGAAGCTCCCCGGCATGGCCTCGGAGTTCTATCGCAAGCAGGTGGGCCAGCATTTGGAAATCGGCATCCGGGCGCTGGAACGCCTGCGCGAAATGCCGCCGGAGCGCCTGCATTCGCGCAAGCTGCGCAACTTCATGGAAACGGCGTTCCAATAA
- a CDS encoding LysR substrate-binding domain-containing protein yields MTLTELKYIVAVARERHFGRAAEACFVSQPTLSVAIRKLEDELGVTIFERGGAEVGVTAIGQRIVAQAQKVLEESASIKEIARQGHDPLAGPLRVGVIHTIGPYLLPRLVPVQIERTPQMPLLLQENFTLRLVELLRQGEIDCAIMALPLPEAGLVIQPLYDEPFLVAVPKDHPWAERKAIPAQDLKQQTMLLLGSGHCFRDQVLEVCPELSRFSAASDGIQRTFEGSSLETIRHMVAAGIGITVLPVTAVPENPPADSLLRYVPLEAPTPDRRVVLAWRRSFPRVAAIEALAQSVYATPLPGVRMLEGAIAAHQD; encoded by the coding sequence ATGACCCTGACCGAGCTCAAATACATCGTCGCCGTGGCCCGCGAGCGCCATTTCGGCCGGGCGGCGGAGGCCTGTTTCGTCAGCCAGCCGACCCTGTCGGTGGCAATCCGCAAGCTGGAAGACGAGCTTGGCGTGACCATCTTCGAGCGCGGCGGCGCGGAAGTGGGCGTGACCGCGATCGGCCAGCGCATCGTCGCACAGGCCCAGAAGGTGCTCGAAGAAAGCGCCAGCATCAAGGAGATCGCGCGACAGGGCCATGACCCCCTCGCCGGGCCGCTGCGCGTGGGGGTGATCCACACCATCGGGCCGTACCTGCTGCCCAGGCTCGTGCCCGTGCAGATCGAGCGCACGCCGCAGATGCCCCTGCTGCTGCAGGAGAACTTCACGCTGCGACTGGTCGAACTGTTGCGGCAGGGCGAGATCGATTGCGCGATCATGGCCTTGCCGCTGCCCGAAGCCGGCCTGGTGATCCAGCCGCTCTATGACGAGCCTTTCCTGGTGGCGGTGCCCAAGGACCACCCCTGGGCAGAACGCAAGGCGATTCCTGCGCAGGACCTGAAGCAGCAGACCATGCTGCTGTTGGGAAGCGGCCATTGCTTCCGCGATCAGGTGCTTGAGGTCTGTCCCGAGCTGTCGCGTTTTTCCGCAGCCAGCGACGGCATCCAGCGCACCTTCGAAGGTTCCTCGCTGGAGACCATCCGCCACATGGTCGCGGCCGGCATCGGCATCACGGTACTGCCGGTGACCGCCGTGCCGGAGAATCCGCCCGCGGACAGTCTGCTGCGCTATGTGCCGCTGGAGGCGCCCACCCCCGATCGCCGCGTCGTGCTGGCCTGGCGGCGCAGCTTTCCGCGCGTGGCCGCCATCGAAGCGCTGGCGCAATCGGTCTATGCCACGCCGCTGCCGGGCGTGCGCATGCTGGAAGGCGCCATCGCGGCGCATCAGGACTGA
- a CDS encoding Rid family detoxifying hydrolase produces MSKQIIHTQDAPKAVGPYAQAVAVAGAKTVYLSGQIGLEPHSGELVSESFEGQVKQAFANMFAVVQAAGGTKENVVKLTLFLTDLSKFGTVNAIMEDLFPQPYPARSTVGVASLPKGAQFEVEAVVVL; encoded by the coding sequence ATGAGCAAGCAAATCATCCACACCCAGGACGCGCCCAAGGCCGTGGGTCCCTATGCCCAGGCGGTCGCGGTCGCCGGCGCCAAGACGGTGTACCTGTCGGGCCAGATCGGCCTGGAGCCGCACAGCGGCGAGCTGGTGTCCGAAAGCTTCGAAGGCCAGGTCAAGCAGGCATTCGCCAATATGTTTGCCGTCGTGCAGGCGGCCGGCGGGACCAAAGAGAACGTCGTCAAGCTGACGCTGTTCCTGACCGACCTGTCGAAATTCGGCACGGTCAACGCGATCATGGAAGACCTGTTTCCGCAGCCGTATCCGGCGCGATCCACCGTCGGCGTGGCCAGCCTGCCCAAGGGGGCCCAGTTCGAAGTGGAGGCGGTGGTCGTCCTGTAG
- a CDS encoding aconitase X swivel domain-containing protein, with translation MTPDSARALSATTIVPGAGGGPVLALAEPLSFWGGYDAAAGVIIEPRHPQCGQGLAGRVLLMARAKGSSSSSSVLAEAIRNGTGPAAIVMRDRDLIVALGCIVAGELYGIDVPIALADEAPWRTLSALPAGTPLQVEAGAHGCRILY, from the coding sequence ATGACGCCTGATTCCGCGCGCGCGCTCTCCGCAACGACCATCGTGCCGGGCGCCGGAGGCGGCCCCGTGCTGGCGCTGGCCGAACCGTTGAGTTTCTGGGGCGGCTACGACGCCGCCGCCGGCGTCATCATCGAGCCGCGCCATCCGCAATGCGGACAGGGTCTTGCGGGCCGCGTGCTGCTGATGGCCCGCGCCAAGGGATCGAGCTCCAGCAGCAGCGTGCTGGCCGAAGCCATACGCAACGGCACCGGCCCCGCGGCCATCGTGATGCGCGACCGGGATCTCATCGTGGCGCTTGGCTGTATCGTGGCCGGCGAGCTGTATGGCATCGATGTGCCGATCGCACTGGCCGATGAAGCGCCCTGGCGGACGCTGTCCGCGCTGCCTGCCGGCACGCCGCTGCAGGTGGAGGCCGGCGCGCACGGCTGCCGCATTCTTTATTGA
- a CDS encoding RBBP9/YdeN family alpha/beta hydrolase produces MRFQPIIVPGWRNSGPDHWQSLWERTLPHAVRVPQRDWENPDPQSWIGTLAACVEAAPWPALLIAHSLGCIAAAALPAALHGRIAAALLVAPADVERPGAPACLGAFAPIATRSLPFQSVVVASDNDPYCSLARARHLAEQWGSRLIVLPGAGHINAEAGFGAWPQGLNALRALRRRAAWRVRPPSRRIPPMAQPAQG; encoded by the coding sequence ATGCGATTTCAACCGATCATCGTTCCCGGCTGGCGGAATTCGGGCCCGGACCACTGGCAAAGCCTGTGGGAACGGACCCTGCCGCATGCCGTCCGCGTGCCGCAGCGCGACTGGGAAAATCCCGATCCCCAGTCCTGGATCGGCACCCTGGCCGCCTGCGTGGAAGCCGCCCCGTGGCCCGCCCTGTTGATTGCGCACAGCCTGGGCTGCATCGCGGCGGCGGCGCTGCCTGCCGCCTTGCATGGCCGCATAGCCGCCGCGCTGCTGGTAGCGCCCGCCGATGTCGAGCGGCCGGGCGCCCCGGCCTGCCTGGGCGCATTCGCGCCGATCGCGACGCGTTCCCTGCCCTTCCAGAGCGTGGTCGTGGCCAGCGACAACGATCCCTACTGCAGCCTGGCGCGGGCGCGGCATCTGGCAGAGCAATGGGGAAGCCGCCTGATCGTGCTGCCCGGCGCCGGACACATCAACGCGGAAGCCGGCTTCGGCGCCTGGCCGCAGGGCTTGAACGCGCTGCGCGCCTTGCGGCGGCGTGCCGCATGGCGCGTGCGGCCGCCGTCGCGGCGCATCCCGCCCATGGCGCAGCCGGCACAGGGCTAG
- a CDS encoding LysR family transcriptional regulator, whose product MNLSARHLRAFVALAEEKHFTRAAQRCHLTQPAFSALIRAIEDAAGMRLFDRTTRHVELTAEGRILEASARRLLADFDLVMEDLRDHAARRRGRVAVAALPSLAAGWLPPILADFHRAYPGIALTLRDALLDACLDMVRNGEVDFAVAARRADMSDLDSEFLHADRFHLVCRDDHPLAAQPAVTLAQVVKWPLIQLAPNSSVRQHLDAALARRKLRPLVEVEHLATVTGLVAAGMGVSIVPAMTLFHFRRPGLAIRPLAGKAPTRSLYLVKRAGRTLPLAAQTLYGALLAQREHIAAIEAAPGVSRRSMDD is encoded by the coding sequence ATGAATCTGTCGGCCCGGCATCTGCGCGCTTTCGTCGCCCTGGCGGAGGAAAAGCACTTCACGCGGGCCGCCCAGCGCTGTCACCTGACGCAGCCCGCTTTCAGCGCCCTTATCCGCGCCATCGAGGACGCCGCCGGGATGCGGCTGTTCGACCGCACGACGCGCCACGTGGAATTGACCGCCGAAGGGCGCATCCTGGAAGCATCCGCCCGCCGGCTGCTCGCCGACTTCGACCTCGTCATGGAAGACCTGCGCGATCATGCGGCGCGCCGCCGCGGACGCGTCGCCGTGGCGGCCCTGCCATCCCTGGCGGCCGGCTGGCTGCCGCCCATCCTGGCGGACTTTCACCGCGCCTATCCCGGCATTGCATTGACGCTGCGCGACGCGCTGCTGGACGCCTGCCTGGACATGGTCCGCAACGGCGAGGTCGATTTCGCGGTGGCCGCGCGCCGTGCCGACATGTCGGATCTGGACAGCGAGTTCCTGCACGCCGACCGCTTCCACCTGGTCTGCCGGGACGACCACCCGCTGGCCGCGCAACCGGCGGTCACGCTGGCGCAGGTCGTCAAATGGCCGCTGATCCAGCTCGCGCCGAACAGCAGCGTGCGCCAACATCTGGACGCGGCGCTGGCGCGGCGCAAGCTGCGGCCCCTTGTGGAAGTCGAGCATCTGGCCACCGTAACCGGGCTGGTGGCGGCCGGGATGGGCGTAAGCATCGTGCCGGCGATGACGCTTTTCCATTTCCGCCGCCCGGGCCTGGCGATACGCCCGCTCGCGGGCAAGGCCCCGACGCGGTCGCTCTACCTGGTCAAGCGCGCCGGGCGTACGCTGCCGCTGGCCGCGCAGACCCTCTACGGCGCGCTGTTGGCCCAGCGTGAACATATCGCCGCCATCGAGGCCGCCCCGGGGGTTTCGCGGCGGTCTATGGATGATTAA
- a CDS encoding acyclic terpene utilization AtuA family protein: MSNEKSPSRQGAATPEQAGPSEAAPLLIGCASGFSGDRTDGAGPVVDTLAARGGGTLIFETLAERTLALAQLARQQDPQAGYEPLLDDLVGPVLARCHTHGIRIVSNFGAANPAGAARRIAQLAREQKLPLPRIAIVHGDDLSSPDQRALLREQLGERLDAMDVVAANAYLGASQIADALRNGADIVVAGRVADPSLTVGPALAHFGWREDDWEKLGRATMAGHMLECGTQVSGGYFCVPGLKDVHGLDQTGFPIAEIGADGDFIVGKADGTGGRVDARTAKEQLLYEVHDPARYLTPDVVADISSAEVIELGGDRVRLAGITGHARPDTLKVNVCHRGGWLAEAEISYAGVQAEARARLAADIVRRRLKGAMPLRIDLLGAISILDNDAGVLRDALPDGHARDVRLRVAGAHAERAVAEGILREVTALYCCGPAGGGGVRTSLRPRLNMISCTIDRAAVQAGWRMFDPARELQ, from the coding sequence ATGTCCAACGAGAAAAGCCCATCCAGGCAAGGCGCCGCAACGCCTGAACAGGCCGGCCCGAGCGAGGCGGCGCCGCTGCTGATCGGCTGTGCGTCCGGCTTTTCCGGCGACCGCACCGACGGCGCGGGCCCCGTGGTCGACACGCTCGCCGCGCGTGGCGGCGGCACCCTGATTTTCGAAACCCTGGCCGAGCGCACGCTCGCCTTGGCCCAGCTGGCGCGCCAGCAGGATCCCCAGGCGGGCTACGAACCGCTGCTGGACGACCTGGTCGGTCCCGTGCTGGCGCGCTGCCACACGCACGGGATCCGCATCGTCAGCAACTTCGGGGCGGCCAACCCCGCCGGCGCGGCGCGCCGCATCGCGCAACTGGCGCGCGAACAGAAGCTTCCCCTGCCCCGCATCGCCATCGTGCATGGCGACGATCTTTCGTCCCCCGACCAACGCGCGCTGCTGCGTGAGCAGTTGGGCGAACGTCTCGACGCGATGGACGTCGTGGCGGCCAACGCCTATCTGGGCGCCAGCCAGATCGCGGACGCGTTGCGCAACGGCGCCGACATCGTGGTGGCCGGCCGCGTCGCCGATCCATCCCTGACCGTCGGCCCCGCACTGGCGCATTTCGGGTGGCGCGAAGACGACTGGGAAAAGCTCGGACGCGCCACCATGGCGGGACATATGCTGGAGTGCGGCACGCAGGTCAGCGGGGGCTATTTCTGCGTTCCGGGGCTGAAGGACGTGCACGGACTGGACCAGACGGGCTTTCCCATCGCCGAGATCGGCGCCGATGGCGACTTCATCGTCGGCAAGGCGGACGGCACGGGCGGCCGTGTGGACGCGCGCACCGCCAAGGAACAACTGCTGTACGAGGTCCACGACCCTGCCCGTTACCTGACCCCCGACGTGGTGGCGGACATTTCCAGCGCCGAAGTGATCGAATTGGGCGGGGACCGCGTCCGGTTGGCCGGCATCACCGGCCATGCGCGGCCGGACACCCTCAAGGTGAATGTCTGTCATCGCGGCGGATGGCTCGCCGAAGCGGAGATCTCCTACGCCGGCGTGCAGGCCGAAGCCCGCGCGCGCCTGGCCGCGGATATCGTGCGCCGGCGCCTGAAGGGCGCGATGCCGCTGCGCATCGACCTGCTGGGGGCGATCAGCATCCTGGACAACGACGCGGGCGTCCTGCGAGACGCCCTGCCCGACGGACACGCGCGCGACGTGCGGCTGCGCGTAGCCGGCGCGCATGCCGAACGCGCCGTTGCCGAAGGCATCCTGCGTGAAGTGACCGCCCTCTATTGCTGTGGTCCGGCCGGCGGCGGCGGCGTACGCACTTCCCTGCGCCCGCGTCTGAACATGATTTCCTGCACCATCGACCGCGCGGCGGTGCAGGCGGGCTGGAGAATGTTCGATCCGGCCAGGGAGCTGCAATGA
- the recG gene encoding ATP-dependent DNA helicase RecG, giving the protein MHALGLKEPADLVLHLPLRYEDETRITAISALRPGYTAQVEGEITRCEVQYRPRRQLTAAIADDTGELQLRWLNFYPSQQRQLTVGRRLRARGEVRGGLFGREMVHPRMASADTPLATALTPVYPTTEGLHQSVLRKAVAQALAQVDLTDSLPAPVRERYDLAPFDESIRMLHMPPAGVSEQALAERAHPAWRRIKFDELLAQQLSLAEARAARRTHKALPLALSADPDGLVARLYRALPFSLTAAQARVVAEIAADLARPFPMNRLLQGDVGSGKTVVAAIAAAQAMQAGAQVALMAPTEILAEQHFRKLVDWLQPLGVRVAWLSGSVGAKARREAAAAAADGSVQLVVGTQALIQDHVSFQRLGLSIVDEQHRFGVGQRLALNRKGESAHGRIVPHQLNMSATPIPRTLAMTFFADLDVSVIDELPPGRTPVVTKLVSDARREEVVAHVAQAVRGGRQAYWVCPLVEESEALELQTAVDTYEAMRADLPDLRIGLVHGRLPQNEKAEVMQAFRQGGIDVLVATTVIEVGVDVPNASLMVIEHAERFGLAQLHQLRGRVGRGTAESVCVLLYQTPLSRIARERLRAMFETADGFEIARRDLVQRGPGEFLGTRQSGLALLRFADIELDAAIAEQAREAAAWLRKDFPDAVQLHLTRWMRGREDFLRT; this is encoded by the coding sequence ATGCACGCGTTGGGACTGAAGGAGCCGGCCGACCTGGTGCTGCACCTGCCGTTGCGCTACGAGGACGAAACGCGGATCACGGCGATTTCCGCGTTGCGGCCAGGCTATACCGCGCAGGTGGAAGGCGAAATCACCCGCTGCGAGGTGCAATACCGTCCGCGGCGGCAACTGACCGCGGCCATCGCGGACGACACCGGCGAGCTGCAGCTGCGTTGGCTCAATTTCTATCCCAGCCAGCAGCGCCAGCTGACGGTGGGGCGACGGCTGCGGGCGCGCGGGGAAGTGCGCGGCGGCCTGTTCGGGCGCGAGATGGTGCATCCCCGCATGGCCAGCGCCGACACGCCGCTGGCCACGGCACTGACGCCGGTGTATCCCACCACCGAAGGTTTGCATCAGTCTGTCCTGCGCAAGGCCGTTGCACAAGCGCTGGCGCAGGTCGATCTGACCGATTCGCTGCCGGCGCCGGTGCGCGAACGGTATGATCTGGCGCCCTTCGACGAATCGATCCGCATGCTGCACATGCCGCCGGCCGGCGTCTCCGAGCAGGCGCTGGCGGAGCGGGCGCATCCGGCGTGGCGCCGCATCAAGTTCGACGAATTGCTGGCGCAGCAATTGTCCCTGGCGGAAGCGCGCGCGGCGCGGCGCACGCACAAGGCCCTGCCGCTGGCCTTGTCCGCCGACCCCGACGGACTCGTTGCCAGGCTGTATCGCGCGCTGCCGTTTTCGCTGACGGCCGCGCAGGCGCGGGTCGTGGCCGAAATCGCCGCCGACCTGGCGCGGCCATTTCCAATGAATCGCCTGCTGCAGGGCGACGTGGGCAGCGGCAAGACCGTGGTGGCGGCCATCGCCGCCGCGCAGGCCATGCAGGCCGGCGCGCAGGTGGCGCTGATGGCGCCGACGGAAATCCTTGCCGAACAGCATTTCCGCAAACTCGTCGATTGGCTGCAACCGCTGGGGGTGCGCGTGGCCTGGCTCAGCGGCAGCGTTGGCGCCAAGGCGCGGCGCGAGGCTGCGGCAGCGGCCGCGGACGGCAGCGTCCAGCTTGTCGTGGGGACCCAGGCGCTGATCCAGGACCACGTGTCCTTTCAGCGGCTGGGCCTTTCCATCGTCGACGAACAGCATCGCTTCGGGGTCGGCCAGCGCCTGGCCTTGAACCGCAAGGGCGAGTCCGCGCATGGGCGCATCGTGCCCCACCAGCTCAACATGAGCGCCACGCCGATTCCGCGCACGCTGGCCATGACGTTTTTCGCGGACCTGGATGTGTCCGTCATCGACGAGCTGCCCCCGGGCCGTACGCCGGTCGTCACCAAGCTGGTTTCGGACGCGCGCCGCGAGGAGGTCGTCGCCCACGTGGCGCAGGCCGTGCGGGGCGGCCGGCAGGCGTACTGGGTATGTCCGCTGGTGGAAGAAAGCGAAGCGCTGGAGCTGCAGACGGCGGTCGACACCTACGAAGCGATGCGCGCAGACCTGCCGGACCTGCGCATCGGCCTGGTTCATGGCCGTTTGCCGCAGAACGAGAAGGCAGAGGTCATGCAGGCGTTCCGGCAGGGCGGGATCGATGTGCTGGTGGCGACCACGGTGATCGAAGTGGGGGTCGATGTGCCCAATGCCTCGTTGATGGTGATCGAACACGCCGAACGCTTCGGGCTGGCGCAGTTGCACCAGCTTCGGGGGCGGGTCGGCCGGGGCACGGCCGAATCCGTGTGCGTGCTGCTGTATCAGACGCCGTTGTCGCGTATCGCACGGGAACGGCTGCGCGCCATGTTCGAAACCGCGGACGGCTTCGAGATCGCCCGGCGCGACCTCGTGCAGCGCGGTCCCGGCGAGTTCCTCGGCACGCGGCAGTCGGGGCTGGCGCTGCTGCGCTTTGCCGACATCGAGCTGGATGCGGCCATCGCGGAACAGGCGCGTGAAGCCGCAGCCTGGCTGCGCAAGGATTTCCCCGACGCGGTGCAGCTCCATCTGACGCGGTGGATGCGCGGCCGCGAAGATTTTCTGCGCACATGA
- a CDS encoding branched-chain amino acid ABC transporter substrate-binding protein, protein MKKPLRLTAAAAALAITSGLLASAAGAQTIKIAAVGPTTGAVTQYGDMVREGINTAVEQVNAAGGVNGRKLEVVVVDDGCEPKQGPTAANRVVNEKIGFVVGGVCSGATIAAAPIYEQEGVVMITPSATAPALTDGKKYNFIFRTIGRDDQQGPAAAAYIIDKVKPKRVAVLHDKQSYGQGIATAVKAKLDQAKVPVAVFEGINAGDSDYSAVITKLKSENVDFVYYGGYHPEMGLLMRQAAEQGLKARFMGPEGAGNPDINAIAGPAVEGMLLTLPADFSQDPKNAALVQAFKDKKRNPSGAFQLTAYTATMAIVDGIKGAGSTDPAKVAAWLHKNSIDAPIGKVSWNSQGDLNNFQFEVFEWHKDGSKTAVK, encoded by the coding sequence ATGAAAAAACCCCTTCGACTGACGGCCGCCGCGGCGGCGCTTGCGATAACGTCCGGATTGCTCGCCAGCGCCGCCGGCGCGCAGACCATCAAGATCGCCGCGGTGGGTCCGACGACCGGCGCGGTGACCCAGTACGGCGATATGGTGCGTGAAGGCATCAACACCGCGGTGGAGCAGGTGAACGCCGCCGGCGGTGTCAACGGCCGCAAACTGGAAGTCGTCGTGGTGGACGATGGCTGCGAACCGAAGCAGGGGCCGACCGCGGCCAACCGCGTGGTGAACGAGAAGATCGGCTTCGTGGTCGGCGGCGTGTGCTCGGGCGCCACCATTGCCGCGGCGCCCATCTATGAGCAGGAAGGCGTCGTCATGATCACGCCTTCGGCGACCGCGCCGGCATTGACCGACGGCAAGAAGTACAACTTCATCTTCCGCACGATCGGGCGTGACGACCAGCAGGGTCCGGCCGCGGCGGCCTACATCATCGACAAGGTCAAGCCCAAGCGCGTCGCCGTGCTGCACGACAAGCAGTCGTATGGGCAAGGCATCGCCACGGCCGTCAAGGCCAAGCTGGACCAGGCCAAGGTGCCCGTGGCGGTGTTCGAAGGCATCAACGCCGGCGACAGCGACTATTCCGCGGTAATCACCAAGCTCAAGAGCGAGAACGTCGATTTCGTCTACTACGGCGGCTATCATCCCGAAATGGGCCTGCTGATGCGCCAGGCGGCCGAGCAGGGGCTGAAGGCGCGCTTCATGGGACCGGAAGGCGCGGGCAACCCCGACATCAACGCCATCGCGGGCCCGGCGGTCGAAGGCATGCTGCTGACCCTGCCGGCCGACTTCTCGCAGGACCCGAAGAACGCCGCGCTGGTCCAGGCGTTCAAGGACAAGAAGCGCAATCCGTCCGGGGCATTCCAGCTGACCGCATACACCGCCACGATGGCCATCGTCGATGGCATCAAGGGCGCCGGATCCACCGATCCCGCCAAGGTGGCGGCCTGGCTGCACAAGAACAGCATCGATGCGCCCATCGGCAAGGTATCCTGGAACAGCCAGGGCGATTTGAACAACTTCCAGTTCGAAGTGTTCGAATGGCATAAGGACGGTTCGAAAACCGCCGTGAAGTAA